The following nucleotide sequence is from Oscillospiraceae bacterium.
CCACAGTGAACACCCCGCTGATTAAAGCGGAAAGCGCGCCGCTCCCGAGAACTGCTACTAATATCTCCACGACGATCCCCCTCACTCACTCTTAAAATTTGTCTTTGGCGGTCGGATTGTTGAGCAGTCCGAACACCGTGAACGCCTCGAGCACCGCCGTGACGATGCCCGAGATCGCCGTGCTCCATTCCGGGCCGATGACGCCGGTCAATACCAGAATCGAGAGCACTTGCGCCGCCAGGCCGCTCCAAAACACCGGAGATTTGAATCTGTTCTGCTTGATCATGATTTTTGACTCCTTTCAAAATACGATAACGGATTTATCGACAAAACCGATTTTCTCGGTCTTCGTCGGATAGATGATCGCGGCCATCGTCATGCCGCGCGCGTTTATCCCCCTGACGCCTATGTATTCGACGCTGTCAACGTCAAAGACGGTCCCGATCCGCTGCTCTGCACCGAAATCAGTATATACCGGACTGTCTTTTGAGACATGGCATGGGACGGTCGCGATCTCGTTTTCGGGCTTGTCCTTATAGTCGATATAAACGCACTCGCACCATTTTTCCCAGGCCCGGTCGGTGAGTTTTGTCCTGACGACGCCGTTTCCGAATTCGCCTTTGGCGCACTCGATCACGTCCCCGTTCCCGACGTAGACGCCGCAATGGCCTTTCTTCGAGACGATCAGCCCGGGCCGCTCCGGAATCGCGTCGATCTCGCCGCGGACTTTCGCCCGGTTATACCACCCGCTCGCCGACGTGTCGGTCACTCCGTCATACTTCGGCGCTTTTTCGATATTTCCGCCCGTCCATAAGAACCACTTAATCAGCCCTGTGCAGTCGCACCCGATACCGCCGTCAGCGATTGCCGCGTG
It contains:
- a CDS encoding phage holin — protein: MIKQNRFKSPVFWSGLAAQVLSILVLTGVIGPEWSTAISGIVTAVLEAFTVFGLLNNPTAKDKF